From the genome of Sporomusa sphaeroides DSM 2875:
CTTCCAGCCATCTGGCCATAGCATTCCGCTGCACCCAGCGATAGGCCTCTTCCCTGACGGCACCTTTGTCAACAAGCTTTAAAAGCACCCGTTGACTGAAAATCAAACCGCCGGTTTTTTCAATATTGGCTTGCATGGCATCAGGATACACCAGCAGACGGTCTACAACATCGGTAAGAATTCTCAGCATGTAATCCACTAAAATAGTGCTGTCAGGCAAAATGACGCGCTCCACCGAAGAATGGGAAATATCCCGTTCATGCCATAACGGCATATCTTCCAGGGCAGCCAGCGCATTGCCGCGTACCACCCGTGCCAGGCCACTGACACGTTCACAGGTAATTGGATTGCGTTTATGCGGCATGGCTGAGGAGCCTTTTTGGCCGGGATGGAAATATTCTTCCGCTTCCCGGATATCAGTCCGCTGCAGATTTCTAATTTCAGTGGCAAATTTATCAAGTGAACCGGCCACAATAGCCAGAGTGGTCAAAAACTCTGCATGGCGGTCACGCTGAATAACCTGAGTGGCTAATTTAGCCGCTTTAATGCCCATTTGCTGGCATACATGGGTTTCGATATATGGATCAATATTGGCATAGGTACCGACAGCACCTGACAGCTTGCCAATAGCCACTGTCTCTTTGGCCCGTTTGACGCGCTCAATATTGCGTTCTGTTTCATCAAACCATAAAGCAAATTTTAAACCCAAAGTAAGGGGTTCGGCATGAATCCCGTGAGTACGGCCAATCATGACCGTATATTTATGTTCAGCCGCGCGGCGTTTTAAGACATCGCGAAGTTTAACAAGGTCGTCAATAATAATATCTGCCGCTTGTTTCATCATGACACCTAAAGCAGTGTCTTTAACATCACTTGAGGTTAAGCCCATATGAATGTACTTGGCAGGATCGCCCACATTCTCGGCAACCGCCTGCAAAAATGCCAAAATATCATGACGGGTTTCCTTTTCGATTTCGCGGATACGTTCAACCGAAAACTTAGCCTTTTCCTTAATAACAGGTACAGCCTCTGCGGGTATTTGCCCCAGCTTAGCCATAGCTTCGCAAGCAGC
Proteins encoded in this window:
- the purB gene encoding adenylosuccinate lyase, whose amino-acid sequence is MIERYTYPEMGHIWTDQNEFQTMLEIEIAACEAMAKLGQIPAEAVPVIKEKAKFSVERIREIEKETRHDILAFLQAVAENVGDPAKYIHMGLTSSDVKDTALGVMMKQAADIIIDDLVKLRDVLKRRAAEHKYTVMIGRTHGIHAEPLTLGLKFALWFDETERNIERVKRAKETVAIGKLSGAVGTYANIDPYIETHVCQQMGIKAAKLATQVIQRDRHAEFLTTLAIVAGSLDKFATEIRNLQRTDIREAEEYFHPGQKGSSAMPHKRNPITCERVSGLARVVRGNALAALEDMPLWHERDISHSSVERVILPDSTILVDYMLRILTDVVDRLLVYPDAMQANIEKTGGLIFSQRVLLKLVDKGAVREEAYRWVQRNAMARWLEGADFKSNVIADPDIKQYLSPAEIEECFEYSHYLRHVDTIMARFGL